The following proteins are encoded in a genomic region of Clarias gariepinus isolate MV-2021 ecotype Netherlands chromosome 12, CGAR_prim_01v2, whole genome shotgun sequence:
- the rergla gene encoding ras-related and estrogen-regulated growth inhibitor-like protein encodes MNDIKVAVLGGEGVGKSALIVRFLTRRFIGEYASSSECIYRKRMSVDGRQLNLELYDPCSQPCEGKSTLNEQIHWADGFVVVYDISDRSSFITATAIVHLIRELNLGAAKRDSESVVFLVGNKQDLCHMREVGKEEGQRLATDGHCQFYELSAAECYQEVALVFTKLVRNASLSGKAKERRRRPSGSKSMAKLINNVFGKRRKSV; translated from the exons ATGAACGATATTAAAGTTGCTGTTCTTGGAGGAGAAGGAGTCGGAAAATCAG CTCTCATCGTGAGATTCCTAACCAGGAGGTTTATTGGGGAGTACGCCTCATCATCAG AGTGCATATACAGAAAACGCATGTCCGTTGATGGAAGGCAGCTGAATCTGGAACTTTACGACCCATGTTCCCAG CCTTGTGAGGGAAAGTCCACTCTGAATGAGCAGATCCACTGGGCTGATGGCTTTGTGGTGGTGTACGACATCAGTGACCGCTCCTCTTTCATCACAGCTACAGCTATTGTACATCTAATCCGAGAGCTCAACCTGGGAGCTGCCAAAAG GGACTCTGAGTCAGTGGTGTTCTTGGTGGGCAATAAACAAGACCTGTGCCACATGCGTGAGGTGGGCAAGGAGGAGGGTCAGAGGCTGGCGACTGACGGGCACTGCCAGTTCTACGAGCTCTCCGCGGCTGAGTGCTACCAGGAGGTTGCGCTCGTGTTTACAAAGTTGGTGCGCAACGCCAGCCTGAGCGGAAAAGCCAAAGAGCGCAGGCGCAGACCCAGCGGCTCCAAGTCCATGGCCAAACTCATTAACAATGTGTTCGGCAAGCGGCGGAAATCGGTGTGA